Part of the Equus caballus isolate H_3958 breed thoroughbred chromosome 18, TB-T2T, whole genome shotgun sequence genome is shown below.
ATAGTCTTTGTCTTACAAGTTAACGccaaaatttctccttttaaaaactgtactgtaatttttttaaacaagtgttATCCATTCACATGACTTAAAATTCAAATGCTACAAAGAAGAATACTCCAAAGTTCCCCTTTCACCCTGCTCTCAGCCACCCAATTTCTCTCCCTCACACACTACTGTTAGCCGTTTTCTGGGTGTCCTTTTCTGTGAACGGTCTGTTCACATCATTTCCCCATTTTCTATCAGACTGTCTGTCGATCTGTGGTTGATCTGTGGGAGGTTTTTTCTGAAGGCAAGCTTTCTTTAAGTTAGACCATGATTTTATGCATATAGAGCTGTTATCAGCTGCACTTGGCGAAACACACCCGCTGCTTCCCTGCCCACCTATCTCCCTGCCGCGCTGAGAACAAAGCCAAGGGGAGCGGTCACAGTGCCCACTGCGTCTGAGAAACATCAAGTCCCCCAAGTGCTTTCAGGGAAGCATTCCCAGGGATCCCCTAGAGAAACCGCCCCTGCAGAGTCATCCTCAGAACCCAGGAGCAGCACACCCCAACAGCCCTTTCTGCGACGATGGAAAGGTACATTGGCACTGTCCAACTCAGGGGCCACTTGTCACTCGTGGCAACTGAGCCCTCGAAATGTGGCTTGTGCGACTGAGGACTGAACTGTGGGTTTTacttcattttaactatttttactttaaatgtagATAGCCGCACGTGGCCGGTGGCTGCTGTACTGGACACTTCAGCCCTAGTGAGCTGACACCTCCCTGATCAGGAAGGGACAGGTTCCCAAGGGGGTCTATCAATACCCATGTGGAAGCAGGGCAGAGGCCAGTCTCTGCGAAAATCGTGTTGGGCAGAAAGGCATCTCAGCCCCTCTGGTCACCCCCACTTCatcgctcctcctcctccctgggaggACACAGTTTATAAACCCAGTGTGAAACTTACCTTTGCCAGAAGACCTTTCCCAACTATGCCCTCCCTGTGAACTTATTTAATATTGCCTATAATCCTTATCTCTGGCCACCATCTCCTGCTTCCGGCTGGCTGGCAGCCAGCCCACCGGCTCCACCCTCTACCCCAAATGCACTCGAATTTGGAGCCAGGTTCACTCTCCTGAACAGGGGCAGAGGTGACCTCCTTCTATGCTGCCATGGCCACCACCTCTGAGGCCTtgcatagactgcatcgtgctgtTGCCTCAGTATACACCCGAATCTCGGGGACTTAGTGGCAGAATGAAATCTGTCCAAGGCAGGAAAGATTGTATCACAGGATACGGTAGTCCAAACCACGGCTTCAAAATCTGTACCAAGATGTTCCAACAGGGAAAAAACGTTCATCAGGAACTGTTGTCAGCAAAAATGCTTCTGACCTGCTCCAGGAAGCCAGCTGTTTCTCTGCTCCTGACATTAGGCTTGGCCGGGCTGCCAAGTGCTGCGACTTTGATCCCGTCCATCTGGGGCAGAAGCAGTATGGTTCAACAAAGCTACTACTGAGCTGAGAGCTTGGAGCAAGTCTCTTCCAAGCTGGGGTCTCTCCTTCTTCCCAAGTAGATGGAAAATGCTGGTGACAGTCATTAAAGTCCCTCCAAAACTAGGATTTGAATTCTGCTATTTGAGCAACAAACCAAGGATGCTAAGCCTGCATTCATGAGTAGGGGCCCTCCCAATCTCGTCTCAGCATACCTGTATTTACGTCACCCACGGTCGCTTGTTTGTAGTGGCTGTAGATGAACAGCATTTCATCGTCTGCCGGCTTGGTCTTGAGGTTCTTAACCTCCTCAGCAGCTCTGTCAAACTCAGCCTaaatgggagggaggggagaggactcAACAGAGCTCAGTAACGCAGATGGAGGGGTTGGAAAGGCAGCACTCCCCCTGCAATGCAGGTGAGGAAAAGCAATGTGTCTCCTCTCACCTCCTCAACAGGACAGCTAGAAAGATTCTGCAAAACAAGGAGGGGAAGCACACCCATTCACTCATCATGGACAACTACATATTGGGCACCCTCACTATACCAGGGATCAGTGAGAAATACAGGGAACAAATGGTCATCAGGAAATACAGTGTGGAGGGAGGCAGGCGAAGATTGCCTGCAGTGGGCATACATTTCACCAGAAAAGACCGGGGTCCCAGTAAAGCCCTGACCTGTGGACAGGGCAGGCACAGAGCGTGTGAAACAGCTGAGAAGGAGACAGGGCATGAATGTAAGAGGCCAGAGCCCGCTGGTCCCCTCCCTCTGGGGCCAGGGCGTCCAGCGCTGACCTTTGTCCCAGTGCTGcaatggagggaggggagaggagccagGATCGCCCCACATAGCTGGGTCTCAGAGAAGCGTCTACatcagagggaagggaaaggccTCTGAGTTACCTCTCCCCAGGCTGCGACCCTCCCCTTCCCGCACGCCGGAGACTTAGCCGGAACTTCCCCTGACCTCCAAGCTCTCAGCCATGGCCTCCTCGATTCTCCACTCTGCATGACGTCCCTAGTCCTGCCCTGTCCTTCCGGATGGGGGCCTCGGTACCCTTGCTCCTTCAATCCATGCAACCCTCTACCTCCCATATTCTACCTAGGACCCTCGCCTTGGACCCGTCTTCCTGCTTCACGGCGAAGTCCACTCATGGGCAACTTTCCAGCAGTTGAGGGTGGGTATCGGTTTTGGGCGTCCAAAACCGGAAAATTCCGCTCACAGGCTCTGTCCAGAGTCAGGGCTGGGCATGGGTCCAGGAGGAACTGCAGAACTGGGGAGGGAAACCCGCGGGGTTCTGTCTGTTGGATGATCCCCACACTGGCCTCCCCCCGCTGCACCTTCGCTGCCAGGCCGGGCACGCAATATACCTGAGACATGACGGCGGGGTTGCAAGGATTCCGGGAAGCGCGCGGAGGCGGCGGGACTAGAAGCCGTGACACCAGACTCAACTGGCAGCGCCTTCAGAGGCACAGCCGCAGGCCTCCCCAGCTCCGCCCGGGCGAGTGCCGGGCAGCCAATCAGAAGTCGGCTCTGCGCTGGGGGCGTGCCCAGTCTGTGCCGCGCCCCCAGCCTTGCCCGAACCCGCGTGTCTGGTCGCGCACGCGCAGGGAGGAGCCGAAGGGGACGCCGGGAGCAGGTGCGGACCGCGGAAGTAGGGCGCCTTTGGTTGTGAAGCGGCGGAGGGCTGTTCGGTCCGAGCGGGGTGTGGTCCCCGGCGGCTGTGCGGGCTGGCCCGCCGGACGAAAGAGGGGGCGCGGAGGCTGAAGAGCAGGggcttttaaatttctttcattaaatcttGCGCTCGGCGTGGAGAGGCCGGAAGTTGGGCCTCTGGACAAGTAACCTCAGGCCTGGGGATGGCGAGTGAGTCCCGCTCCGCTCACGGGTCTGGAGGAGGCCCCCGGGGGATGCTCTCCGGAGAGCTGCGCGGCGATGGAAAGCAGGGCCGGTCCCCAGGAGGGCGAAGCCCAGGCCTCTTTCTCTGAGCTCTTGGCGTGTTCTGCCACGTGCCTGTGCCCCAGTTTGCAGTCCTGTAGTGAAACCTTTGTGTCTATGGTGCGCTTCTCCTTCTGGTGCATTGAAGGCGGGGACGGTGTCTTATTTGTCTTGACTTCACACACTTGGCCCAGACCAGGTGCCCAGCAAAcatctgttaaatgaatgactCTTTCCTTCATCACACATGCTTACTGAACTCTCGTCAAGTAACTTGCCCTGTGCTAGACCCTAGGGATAcggcagtgaacaaaacagataaatccctgcattcctggaactTATATGGGGAAAACAGTTAGTAGAATAAGTTAAATAGGAAGTTGGTTAGAGGGATAGAGAGTTGGAAGTTTATAGTTTCATGATGACGGGTGGAGGGTTAAGGGACGGTACCATTTGGGAAAGCCCCTCGAAGGGCGGGAGGATTACAGGCAGAAAGTTAATGTAAAGGTGTGAGCAGGGAGTGAGggaaagagcagaaagagaggaggctggagggttAGGAAGGTGGCGGGCTGGCTGGACGATGCAGAGCTGGGCCTTTGTAGGGACTTTGACTTTTATTctgagggagaagggaagtgTCAGAGGGTTTTGAGCGTCAGAGGGTTGGCAAGGTTGTTAACACAGGCTGATGCTCTCCGTGGGAACAGAAAGGAGCAGCACAGGTGGATGAAGAGTTTGAGGGTGATGTCAAAGAGACTAAAGGGAGAATTTTCTGGTAGTGGTTACAGAGGAGCTGGGTGAAGGGTTCGCCGggtgggatcccgggtgtggacatggcaccgcttggcaaaagccatgctgtgataggcgtcccacgtagaaagtagagaaagatgggcacggatgttagctcagggccagtcttcctcagcaaaaagaggaagattggcggtagttagctcagggctaatcttcctcaaaaaaaaaaaaatcgttccTCTCCAGTTCCTATTTGTGACAAGAGGACTGGACTACAAATCCCGCCCCCAGTTTACAGCTGTAAGTATTTACAAAGAAAGGCCAGGTGGAAGCTTCCAGACATAACCTCCTAACTTAATATAGGTCAGGCTTTATGAAATATTTGGGAAGAGGTGGAGATGCAGTAGCAGAGAACAAATCTAGAGTCttcagtttgaataattttgtcTGAGAAAGCAAAGCCAAACAAGTTAACAAAAATCTTGGAGTGAAATTTGGGGAAATTACATTTGGAGTGTAAGGAATGGAGGTTTCTTCCAAAATGACAGTTCAGAGCTATTTTTCCCTCTGAGGCCTGGATGAAGCCTGGATTCATTTTTGCTCCATCATGGTGCTTACAGCTTCCTTGATGGAAATTCAGATTATTGCCTCTGTGGGTCAGGTTTGTAAGGAAATGTGTCTCCCAGTCAGCAGGTTTGAACATTAGGTTATCATGTTTGGCACATTTGAAAACATTAGGTACCTGTGATAATGTAATTTTCTTATATTCCTCAAAGATTAGTTGGGGTGATTGAGTTTTGATTGGCATTAAATGTAGAAGACAACGATAGTGTTTGAAAGTAGCTTGGCAGTCTCCAGTTTAAGTGGGGTTGATTTGTTGGTTGCTTGTTTGGAATATACTCCactttcctaaaaaaaaaaaaaatttcctcttacTGTGTTTAGGCCCCGGTGAGTCTATAGAAGTTGCTTAAAGACGCTGAAGTGAGGAACTAGTAAGGACGGTGGATCCCAAGGAGCAGGCTGCTAAGTGATTtgacaaagaggagaaggaagtgtTTTTCCTTGTTACAGGGCCTACCCTGGGCCAAGTTTCAAAATAGCTGAAGGCGTGCTCTGTGGCCTAcctcctgcttcctttcctcACTTCTCAGTGATGTCGTTTGGTCATCTGCACCTGTGGAAAAGCCTACCACTtaccacttctgctctggggaaTTGGAGTGGAGTCCAGCTTTTAACATAAGGAGATGGTACAAGCCAGCATCTGGGACTTAATTTgtaaaagtaaattttagaatatatttggggtcaataaattatatgaattttttattctgtattttgatGGAACCGGATGGGAAATTGCACTTCATACCCCGAGAAAGTACAAGTTCCTCAGCTCTGTTTATATCCTTGTTAGCAACTGTCAtcctttgtaattattttgtttacAATGACTTCGATTTTAATTTACTCTCCTACTGTCTGAGCCCCCTTGCCTACATAAGCTGGCGAGGATCGGAGTCGCTTTGTATGGTGGGTGCTCTGTCTCCAAGCTCCTGGCAGTTCTTAGGCCCTCAACAAATTGTGGTGAATGCACAGAGTACTTTTCACTCTAGGAAGAGTATTCCTTCCAATTAGCTGTGAACTTGGAAACCAGCTATTTTTATTAGAACTGAATGTGAAACTGTGGGCTTGAGTAAAGTAGATGAAGTCTGGTGCAAGGACCGTGTAATCTCTGTCCCACTCCCAGCCTTGGAAGCAGAACACTTGAAATGTTGAGGGAAGACAGGGAACATGATGAGCCAAACCGGTCAGCCTGCTCGACCCTGCCAAGAAGTAGAGAGTCTGCTGTCGTTACTGCAGCTTGCCCAGATGTCCTGGGGACACCGGTTTTGACTACTCACAGGCTTCACTTGCTAGGTCTCAGCGTAAAGCCAGACGGGCAAGACAGATTAACAGAGATGAAAACAGTTCTTGCCCTGTGGGTGTGAATAGTAGTCTAATACCAGGTTTCTTCATGTAAACGAAAGCTTCAATTTCTAAAAGTAagctaatcatttaaaaatggacTACAGTTACAGTAAAGCCTTACGAGAAGGCAAGGATTAGAGTATTCACAAACGATGAATGACTTTCATtcagtgcttttctttttcctgtttcttggaATGTGACTCCTGAGGCCTGGCTCCAGCAAAGCTGGGAGGAGACTAGTGTGTTTTAAGGGGAAAGGTGCTCTTGGGAAATGCTTCTgggttgggagtggggagaggcaggcagagagggTCAGGACTGACAGGAGGGGATAAGGATGCAGCATAGCTTCgctctcttttccctttcttttttcctttcttttcttctctgttgtctcttttccttttctcgtGGCACAACTGTAGTGAGAGGAGGCCTGGCGGCTGGAGGTCTAACcggcccctcccctctgccatTCTCTTCCTTTGAGTGTTCATATGCGGAGGGATCTCAGCAAGTTGGGCGTGAGAgaagagtgagtgtgtgtgtgtgtatggatcccacgtgtgtgtgtatgattcCCTCCCCCTCGTGTTTCTGCCCAGTCACGTTTGGGAGGGTCGGTTGGGCTGAGGTGAAACCCAGAGACCAGGGCTTGGGAACAGGGGGTTCTGGCGGGGAAGTGCCCTCTGCTATGCATAAGTTGATCATATATTTGTCAGGTGCTACCTATATTCTGTTTAGAAATACTTAGGATTATGGGCAGGAATAATGAAGCACCTTACAAGGATAACTTGAGTTTAGAATGGTAGTTCCTGTTCAAGGTCATTAGAAGTATAAACTCTCTTCTAAATCTATGTTGTCTTCTTCATCTTTGCCTATTTCCCTTGCCCCTAGTTGCATATGACGAGCACTTGGTAAATGCTTTGGAACTAGGTTGTTAAgagataaattttctttctttttttttttttttttgaggaagattagtcctgagctaacatttgctgccaatcctcctctttttgctgaggaagactggccctgagctaacatccatgcccatcttcctctgctttctatgtgggattcctgccacagcgtggcttgacaagcagtgtgtaggtctgcacccgggatccaaactggtgatccctgggccgccaaagtggaatgtacgaacttaaccgctgcgccaacaggctggccccaagagatgAGTTTTCTAGTGAGCTCTTGTATTGCCTGTCAAtgacaaaattagaaatattaaaatctgATGACAGATGGGTTGGCTGGTAATTCCTTTGGAGACAATGCcgttttaaactttgtttttattttgagataatgccagttaaaagaaaacttctaatttttattttgagataattgtagattcacgtGCAGTTGTTAAATAATACAGAGATACCTAGTATCTCCCAATAGTAACATCCTGCAAAACCATAATACATAACACAGTCAGTAAGATCCAAACATTATTTAAGATATGGACTATTTCTATCACCAAGGATCACTTATATTGCCCTGTGATAGCCGCAGCGGCTTCCCTCCTGCCCCTACCCCATccttagcccctggcaaccaggaatttgttttctagttctataattttatcatttcaagaatgctttataagtgaaatcatgtagtttgtaaccttttgggattgggTTTTTCACTCACCATAATTCTCTGGTGATTTGTCGAGGTTGTTGTGTGTACTAAGGGTTCGcttgtttttattgctgagtaatattccatcatatggatgaACCAGTTTgattaaccattcacctgttgaaggacatctgtgtggtttctaatttttggctGTTACCAATAAATCTACCACTAGTCActcatgtacagatttttgtgtgaacatatgttttcatttttctgggataaatgcccaagagtacaATTCTGGGCCATATTGCAGTTCCATGTTTGGTTTAGTAAGAAACTGCATTGTGACTACCATTTTTATATTcttaccagcaatgaatgaaagatccagtttccccacatcttgcagcatttggtgttatctttattttttaggcATTTTGATAGGTGTGcaattattgtggttttaatttgcattccctaacggctaatgatgttaaacatcgtttcatgtgcttatttgccatctgtatatttcttctgtgaaatatctcttcatatcttttgcatgttttaattggattttttttccctgttaagttttgagagttctttgtgtgttctacatactagtcctttgttgaatatgtggtttgcaaatattccaGTTTTTAGCTTGACTTTCATCCTTTTAAGAGAGTCTTTCACAGAGcgtaagtttttaattttgatgcaatCCAGCttgtcagtttttccttttatggattgcTCTTTTGGGGTCAAGTTTAGTACCTTTTTGCCTAGCTCTAGATGCTGaagattttctctgttttttcttttttggagttttatcgttttgcattttacaattaacataatccattttgagttaatttttgtataaagcgTAAGATTTAGGTTGAGGTtcacgtttttttttttgttttttgccccggatgtccaattgctccagcaacgtttgttgaaaagatatcTTTCCTCTATTGAactgcttttgcacctttgtcagcAATTTGTTGGAAATATTTAAGTGGTCTTTTTCTGGGTTCtctctgttctattgatctgtgcatttatttctcctccaaTCCCACACAgtcctgattactgtagctatagaATACGTCTTGAAATTGGGTAAACtgactcctcctcttttttctcctttttcagaattgttttagcTGTTCTAGTGTCTTcacctttccatataaattttagaataattgtgtctatatttacaaaataatcttGCTGTgtttttgataggaattgtgttaaacttgtatatcaatttggggagaattgatgtTTTTTTATTATGTTGTCTTCCAATTTGCTGACACAGtgtgtttctccatttattttgattttatttgatttgtttgatgagcagtttgtagttttcagcatgtAAGTTCTGtgcatgttttgttagatttacacctaaatatttcagtttttgagTGATTGCAGAtgatactgtatttttaattgtgtgcatgtgctcattgctagtatatagaaatacagttggtttttttttttttttttagattttatttttctcctttttctccccaaagacccccggtacatagttgtatatttcgttgtgggtccttctggttgtggcatgtgggacgctgcctcagcgtggtctgatgagcagtgccatgtctgcgcccaggattcgaaccaacgaaacactgggctgcctgcagcggagcgcgcaaacttaaccactcgaccatggggccagccccgaaatacAGTTggtttttatatgtttgttttctacCCTGTGactttgctgaactcacttatcctagatttttgctttttgtagattccttgggattttctgtgtagataataatgttatctgcaaatagggacagtttcaTTTCTGGTTCATGTGccgtttatttccttttcttgcctcattgcatTGGCTGGTACTTCCAGCACTGTGTTGACTAAGAGTGTTGATGAGAAtggatatccttgccttgttccttttcttggggggggggcattcagtctttcaccattaggtGTAATGTTAGCTATAGATTTTGTAATAGATtccctttatcaag
Proteins encoded:
- the DBI gene encoding acyl-CoA-binding protein isoform X2, producing the protein MSGLRREAGRRVQGEGPRRFSETQLCGAILAPLPSLHCSTGTKAEFDRAAEEVKNLKTKPADDEMLFIYSHYKQATVGDVNTERPGMLDLKGKAKWDAWNALKGTSKEDAMKAYINKVEDLKKKYGI
- the DBI gene encoding acyl-CoA-binding protein isoform X1; this encodes MGGRGLHGLKEQGYRGPHPEGQGRTRDVMQSGESRRPWLRAWRRFSETQLCGAILAPLPSLHCSTGTKAEFDRAAEEVKNLKTKPADDEMLFIYSHYKQATVGDVNTERPGMLDLKGKAKWDAWNALKGTSKEDAMKAYINKVEDLKKKYGI
- the DBI gene encoding acyl-CoA-binding protein isoform X3, with the protein product MSQNLSSCPVEEAEFDRAAEEVKNLKTKPADDEMLFIYSHYKQATVGDVNTERPGMLDLKGKAKWDAWNALKGTSKEDAMKAYINKVEDLKKKYGI